A genomic region of Caloenas nicobarica isolate bCalNic1 chromosome 9, bCalNic1.hap1, whole genome shotgun sequence contains the following coding sequences:
- the ZNF507 gene encoding zinc finger protein 507 isoform X1 translates to MEEGSSIAVLMPNIGEQEAVLISETVIGPTLQNTEDQRKCKTDPLIHVIQKLSKIVENEKSQRCLLIGKKRSHSNGSAQSFDTDDLCEIPAKAIELSVIATKKTEELQADYFVTECLPPSKKKVTCYQCSLCKFLSPSLLTLQEHIKQHGQKNEVILMCSECHFASKNQEELESHFQNYHENDGKNSIQTEVQQCVNVTSSFLQRPVEGSVKSGTDQTGNQECKDITQSSHMPEMGRRKWYTYEQYGMYRCLICRYTCGQQRMLKTHAWKHAGEVDCSYPIFEEENETTNLSETVVTQTPHSVDTVVLSLENNELDIHSEPSLQLQICNSEQLPCKLPAGTNVKEEEMLNQSVVHSPATEVLEETVSDTEQDSMIADSLLSSAQKIINCSPNKKGHVNVIVERLPGAEESVLQKPFLMNTDIETEKKLILEESRVTCEEPDEVYRSDEMQEVIIGWNNAEKKDNELSPNKNVATDENAPPVRRRTNSESLRLHSLAAEALVTMPIRAAELTGSGFRTLPGEDAVGAGAGPGEADGPCVAHSKAISSLKNPSEEFSGLNQSECAIVEIQKERPELSEAPIKMGISMSLLTVIEKLKERTDQNASDDDILKELQDNAQCQNANDANIPGSNLVEYIPNVDRPYRCRLCHYSSGNKGYIKQHLRVHRQRQPYQCPICEHIADNSKDLESHMINHCKTRMYQCKQCEEFFHYKSQLRKHEREQHSLSDIFSTATPNKLIVSNEADEREGNKTSVQKLYRCDVCDYTSTTYVGVRNHRRIHNSDKPYRCRVCDFATTNMNSLKCHMRRHPQEHQAVQLMEQYKCSLCGYVCSHPPSLKSHMWKHASDQNYNYEQVNKAINDAISQSSRFQGQLPDKTLLEKTDESTVLGSSDNLVSFTESINETTNEISGSDENEKPNVMNTSCSLDKNSALPHPGTEYCVLLFCCCICGFESTNKENLLDHMKEHEGEIINIILNKDHSTTQSIN, encoded by the exons ATGGAAGAAGGAAGCAGCATTGCAGTATTGATGCCAAATATTGGGGAGCAGGAAGCCGTGCTGATTTCTGAAACAGTCATTGGCCCAACACTGCAGAACACTGAAGAtcagagaaaatgtaaaactgaTCCACTAATCCACGTTATCCAGAAACTCAGCAAAATAGTTGAAAATGAGAAGTCACAAAGATGCCTTTTAATAGGGAAAAAACGTTCCCATAGTAATGGTTCTGCACAGTCCTTTGACACAGACGATCTTTGTGAAATCCCAGCTAAAGCAATTGAGCTATCTGTTATTGCTACTAAAAAGACTGAAGAGTTACAAGCAGATTATTTTGTGACTGAATGTCTTCcaccaagcaaaaaaaaggtGACATGCTACCAGTGTAGTCTGTGTAAATTTCTGTCGCCTTCTCTTTTAACACTACAAGAACATATAAAACAACATGGgcagaaaaatgaagttataTTAATGTGCTCAGAATGTCATTTTGCTTCTAAAAACCAAGAAGAACTTGAATCCCACTTCCAAAATTACCACGAGAATGATGGCAAAAATAGCATCCAGACAGAAGTGCAGCAATGCGTAAATGTCACAAGTTCATTTTTGCAACGGCCAGTGGAAGGAAGTGTCAAATCAGGAACCGATCAAACAGGAAATCAGGAATGTAAAGATATAACTCAGTCTAGTCATATGCCTGAGATGGGTAGGAGAAAATGGTATACTTACGAGCAGTATGGCATGTACCGGTGTTTAATTTGTCGGTACACCTGTGGTCAGCAAAGGATGTTGAAAACACATGCCTGGAAGCACGCGGGTGAGGTTGATTGCTCCTATCCTatctttgaggaagaaaatgaaactaccAACTTGTCAGAGACGGTTGTAACTCAAACACCTCATAGCGTGGATACAGTTGttctttctttggaaaacaatgAACTTGATATCCATAGTGAGCCTTCTCTTCAGCTTCAGATTTGCAATTCTGAGCAACTGCCATGCAAATTGCCAGCAGGAACAAATGTCAAAGAGGAAGAGATGTTAAATCAGTCTGTAGTGCATTCTCCTGCTACAGAGGTTTTAGAGGAGACTGTATCTGATACAGAACAGGATAGTATGATAGCTGATAGCCTGCTTTCATCAGCACAGAAAATCATTAATTGTAGCCCAAATAAAAAGGGTCACGTTAATGTAATAGTAGAGCGTTTGCCAGGTGCTGAAGAAAGTGTCTTACAAAAGCCTTTCTTGATGAACACTGacattgaaacagaaaaaaagttaatcttGGAGGAGTCCCGTGTTACCTGtgaagaacctgatgaagtttaTCGTTCAGATGAAATGCAGGAAGTAATAATAGGATGGAATAATGCCGAGAAGAAAGATAATGAGTTAAGCCCTAATAAAAACGTAGCAACTGATGAAAATGCACCTCCTGTTCGAAGAAGGACAAATTCAGAGTCTCTACGGCTACACTCATTAGCTGCAGAAGCTCTTGTTACAATGCCCATCAGAGCTGCAGAACTAACAGGGTCTGGCTTCAGGACTCTGCCTGGGGAAGACGCTGTGGGTGCAGGTGCAGGGCCGGGAGAAGCTGATGGCCCGTGCGTGGCTCATTCTAAAGCCATATCCTCACTTAAGAATCCTTCAGAGGAGTTCAGTGGCTTAAACCAAAGTGAATGTGCGATAGTCGAGATACAGAAAGAAAGGCCAGAGTTATCAGAAGCACCAATTAAAATGGGTATCAGTATGTCACTGCTCACTGTCATTGAAAAACTGAAGGAGAGGACAGATCAGAATGCTTCTGATGATGACATCTTGAAAGAATTACAAGACAACGCACAATGCCAAAATGCAAATGATGCAAATATTCCTGGAAGTAACCTAGTAGAATATATACCTAATGTAGATCGACCCTACCGCTGCCGCCTCTGCCATTACAGCAGCGGTAATAAGGGGTACATAAAACAGCACCTGAGAGTCCATCGTCAGCGGCAGCCGTACCAGTGTCCTATCTGTGAACACATTGCTGACAACAGCAAGGATCTAGAGAGCCACATGATCAACCACTGCAAAACAAGAATGTATCAGTGCAAACAATGTGAAGAATTCTTTCATTATAAG AGCCAACTGCGAAAGCATGAAAGAGAACAACACAGCCTTTCAGATATCTTTTCGACAGCTACACCTAACAAACTAATAGTTTCCAATGAAGCAGATGAAAGAGAAG GAAATAAGACTTCCGTTCAGAAACTGTATAGATGTGATGTATGTGACTATACCAGCACAACTTACGTTGGTGTACGAAATCACAGACGAATTCATAACTCGGATAAGCCATATAG ATGTCGAGTATGCGACTTCGCCACCACAAATATGAATAGCTTGAAATGCCATATGAGGCGCCACCCCCAGGAGCATCAGGCAGTGCAGCTAATGGAACAGTACAA atgTTCTCTCTGTGGATATGTATGTAGCCATCCTCCATCCCTGAAGTCCCACATGTGGAAACATGCAAGTGACCAAAATTATAACTATGAACAAGTGAACAAGGCTATTAATGATGCAATTTCGCAAAGCAGCAG gtTTCAAGGACAGCTTCCTGACAAAACCTTATtagaaaaaacagatgaaagtACAGTACTAGGAAGTTCAGACAACTTGGTGTCTTTTACAGAGTCTATTAACGAGACTACGAATGAAATTTCAGGttctgatgaaaatgaaaaacctaACGTGATGAATACCTCATGCAGTTTAGATAAGAACTCCGCTCTACCCCATCCTGGCACAGAATACtgtgttcttctcttctgctgctgcatttgtGGTTTTGAGTCTACCAACAAAGAAAATCTGCTGGATCATATGAAAGAACATGAGGGTGAAATCATAAACATCATCCTAAATAAGGACCACAGCACAACTCAGAGCATAAACTAG
- the ZNF507 gene encoding zinc finger protein 507 isoform X2 — MEEGSSIAVLMPNIGEQEAVLISETVIGPTLQNTEDQRKCKTDPLIHVIQKLSKIVENEKSQRCLLIGKKRSHSNGSAQSFDTDDLCEIPAKAIELSVIATKKTEELQADYFVTECLPPSKKKVTCYQCSLCKFLSPSLLTLQEHIKQHGQKNEVILMCSECHFASKNQEELESHFQNYHENDGKNSIQTEVQQCVNVTSSFLQRPVEGSVKSGTDQTGNQECKDITQSSHMPEMGRRKWYTYEQYGMYRCLICRYTCGQQRMLKTHAWKHAGEVDCSYPIFEEENETTNLSETVVTQTPHSVDTVVLSLENNELDIHSEPSLQLQICNSEQLPCKLPAGTNVKEEEMLNQSVVHSPATEVLEETVSDTEQDSMIADSLLSSAQKIINCSPNKKGHVNVIVERLPGAEESVLQKPFLMNTDIETEKKLILEESRVTCEEPDEVYRSDEMQEVIIGWNNAEKKDNELSPNKNVATDENAPPVRRRTNSESLRLHSLAAEALVTMPIRAAELTGSGFRTLPGEDAVGAGAGPGEADGPCVAHSKAISSLKNPSEEFSGLNQSECAIVEIQKERPELSEAPIKMGISMSLLTVIEKLKERTDQNASDDDILKELQDNAQCQNANDANIPGSNLVEYIPNVDRPYRCRLCHYSSGNKGYIKQHLRVHRQRQPYQCPICEHIADNSKDLESHMINHCKTRMYQCKQCEEFFHYKSQLRKHEREQHSLSDIFSTATPNKLIVSNEADEREGNKTSVQKLYRCDVCDYTSTTYVGVRNHRRIHNSDKPYRCSLCGYVCSHPPSLKSHMWKHASDQNYNYEQVNKAINDAISQSSRFQGQLPDKTLLEKTDESTVLGSSDNLVSFTESINETTNEISGSDENEKPNVMNTSCSLDKNSALPHPGTEYCVLLFCCCICGFESTNKENLLDHMKEHEGEIINIILNKDHSTTQSIN, encoded by the exons ATGGAAGAAGGAAGCAGCATTGCAGTATTGATGCCAAATATTGGGGAGCAGGAAGCCGTGCTGATTTCTGAAACAGTCATTGGCCCAACACTGCAGAACACTGAAGAtcagagaaaatgtaaaactgaTCCACTAATCCACGTTATCCAGAAACTCAGCAAAATAGTTGAAAATGAGAAGTCACAAAGATGCCTTTTAATAGGGAAAAAACGTTCCCATAGTAATGGTTCTGCACAGTCCTTTGACACAGACGATCTTTGTGAAATCCCAGCTAAAGCAATTGAGCTATCTGTTATTGCTACTAAAAAGACTGAAGAGTTACAAGCAGATTATTTTGTGACTGAATGTCTTCcaccaagcaaaaaaaaggtGACATGCTACCAGTGTAGTCTGTGTAAATTTCTGTCGCCTTCTCTTTTAACACTACAAGAACATATAAAACAACATGGgcagaaaaatgaagttataTTAATGTGCTCAGAATGTCATTTTGCTTCTAAAAACCAAGAAGAACTTGAATCCCACTTCCAAAATTACCACGAGAATGATGGCAAAAATAGCATCCAGACAGAAGTGCAGCAATGCGTAAATGTCACAAGTTCATTTTTGCAACGGCCAGTGGAAGGAAGTGTCAAATCAGGAACCGATCAAACAGGAAATCAGGAATGTAAAGATATAACTCAGTCTAGTCATATGCCTGAGATGGGTAGGAGAAAATGGTATACTTACGAGCAGTATGGCATGTACCGGTGTTTAATTTGTCGGTACACCTGTGGTCAGCAAAGGATGTTGAAAACACATGCCTGGAAGCACGCGGGTGAGGTTGATTGCTCCTATCCTatctttgaggaagaaaatgaaactaccAACTTGTCAGAGACGGTTGTAACTCAAACACCTCATAGCGTGGATACAGTTGttctttctttggaaaacaatgAACTTGATATCCATAGTGAGCCTTCTCTTCAGCTTCAGATTTGCAATTCTGAGCAACTGCCATGCAAATTGCCAGCAGGAACAAATGTCAAAGAGGAAGAGATGTTAAATCAGTCTGTAGTGCATTCTCCTGCTACAGAGGTTTTAGAGGAGACTGTATCTGATACAGAACAGGATAGTATGATAGCTGATAGCCTGCTTTCATCAGCACAGAAAATCATTAATTGTAGCCCAAATAAAAAGGGTCACGTTAATGTAATAGTAGAGCGTTTGCCAGGTGCTGAAGAAAGTGTCTTACAAAAGCCTTTCTTGATGAACACTGacattgaaacagaaaaaaagttaatcttGGAGGAGTCCCGTGTTACCTGtgaagaacctgatgaagtttaTCGTTCAGATGAAATGCAGGAAGTAATAATAGGATGGAATAATGCCGAGAAGAAAGATAATGAGTTAAGCCCTAATAAAAACGTAGCAACTGATGAAAATGCACCTCCTGTTCGAAGAAGGACAAATTCAGAGTCTCTACGGCTACACTCATTAGCTGCAGAAGCTCTTGTTACAATGCCCATCAGAGCTGCAGAACTAACAGGGTCTGGCTTCAGGACTCTGCCTGGGGAAGACGCTGTGGGTGCAGGTGCAGGGCCGGGAGAAGCTGATGGCCCGTGCGTGGCTCATTCTAAAGCCATATCCTCACTTAAGAATCCTTCAGAGGAGTTCAGTGGCTTAAACCAAAGTGAATGTGCGATAGTCGAGATACAGAAAGAAAGGCCAGAGTTATCAGAAGCACCAATTAAAATGGGTATCAGTATGTCACTGCTCACTGTCATTGAAAAACTGAAGGAGAGGACAGATCAGAATGCTTCTGATGATGACATCTTGAAAGAATTACAAGACAACGCACAATGCCAAAATGCAAATGATGCAAATATTCCTGGAAGTAACCTAGTAGAATATATACCTAATGTAGATCGACCCTACCGCTGCCGCCTCTGCCATTACAGCAGCGGTAATAAGGGGTACATAAAACAGCACCTGAGAGTCCATCGTCAGCGGCAGCCGTACCAGTGTCCTATCTGTGAACACATTGCTGACAACAGCAAGGATCTAGAGAGCCACATGATCAACCACTGCAAAACAAGAATGTATCAGTGCAAACAATGTGAAGAATTCTTTCATTATAAG AGCCAACTGCGAAAGCATGAAAGAGAACAACACAGCCTTTCAGATATCTTTTCGACAGCTACACCTAACAAACTAATAGTTTCCAATGAAGCAGATGAAAGAGAAG GAAATAAGACTTCCGTTCAGAAACTGTATAGATGTGATGTATGTGACTATACCAGCACAACTTACGTTGGTGTACGAAATCACAGACGAATTCATAACTCGGATAAGCCATATAG atgTTCTCTCTGTGGATATGTATGTAGCCATCCTCCATCCCTGAAGTCCCACATGTGGAAACATGCAAGTGACCAAAATTATAACTATGAACAAGTGAACAAGGCTATTAATGATGCAATTTCGCAAAGCAGCAG gtTTCAAGGACAGCTTCCTGACAAAACCTTATtagaaaaaacagatgaaagtACAGTACTAGGAAGTTCAGACAACTTGGTGTCTTTTACAGAGTCTATTAACGAGACTACGAATGAAATTTCAGGttctgatgaaaatgaaaaacctaACGTGATGAATACCTCATGCAGTTTAGATAAGAACTCCGCTCTACCCCATCCTGGCACAGAATACtgtgttcttctcttctgctgctgcatttgtGGTTTTGAGTCTACCAACAAAGAAAATCTGCTGGATCATATGAAAGAACATGAGGGTGAAATCATAAACATCATCCTAAATAAGGACCACAGCACAACTCAGAGCATAAACTAG